In Desulfonatronospira thiodismutans ASO3-1, the sequence TCCTCCTGTAGACGCTGGTCTGGCCAGAGGGGCTCTGCAAAAGATCACCAAAAAGCTTGGCAGGGATATCTCCTGCTTCAAGCTGGAAGTTTTCCCGAAGCAGGACAGATTGTCAGGCAAGGGGTTTGGCAACCTGGTAAAGCTTCCACTTGGCATACACAGGCACAGCGGCAAAAAATCATACTTTCTGTCCAGTAAAGGCACAAACGTATGGGATAACATGGGGATTCTGGAAAAAGTAAAGACTAATTCTTTCGAGGAGACAGGTCAGTCCAGCGAGCAGCAGGAATCATCTTCCATATCTGTTCACCCGAGGTACGAGCAGTGGGCCAGTAAGTATCCTGAACTGGCCATGTTTATAGACAAGTGTCCCCCTCTGGGGCAGATTATTCTCAATTGCCGCAGACACAAGGAACTGGGCATGCGTGAAGAGAAGATCATTTTTGCTACCCTGGGGTTTTTGAAAAGGTCAAAGACCCTGGTCCATGCGTTGTTTCAGGAGTTGCCGGATTATAACCAGCACCTGGTGGATTACAGACTGTCCAGGGTCAGAGGGACTCCGCTGGGGTGTAAAAAGATCCATGCTCTTATGTCCATGAACATAGACTACTGTGCTTTTGAATATACTGATGGCTATCTTCACCCATTGCTTCATTGTCCGCAATGGACGGCCTCTGCTGTGCCGAAATCGGAAAAGGTGGAGAACCTGCAGCAGGCCCTGGAACAGTTGCAGAACAGCCTGGATACCGTAAAGCGCTTTCTCCCGGACTCATCCAGGGTTCCGGAAATCAGCAGCTGAAGTATATGCAGTATGATCCAGAAGTCTAATGCAGACAGGTTTTATTTTATAAATTTTAAACAGTAAAAAGGAGAAGCCATGCCCGACAAAGTTTATCACCTGGGAATGAACAGGGAAGATGTCCGTGCTGCACAGGCTGCCATACTCCCTGGTGATCCCGGCAGGGTTGAGGACATTGCAGGTACGCCTACCTTTGAATACTCTAAGGAGGTTGCCTGCAAGCGGGAGTACCGCAGCTGGCTGGGATACCTGGAAGGTAGACCGGTACTTGTTACATCCACAGGTATAGGCGGCCCGTCTACTTCCATTGCCATAGAAGAACTGGCCATGCTGGGAATAAGACACTTTATTCGTGTGGGCACTACCGGTGCCATAAGGGATCATATCAGTCCTGGAGACGTGATAATCACCACCGGGGCTGTCCGGCAGGACGGTGCCTCTACGCACTATGCCCCCCTGGAGTATCCGGCTGTTGCCCATCATGAAGCTGTGCAGTCACTGGTGCAGGCGGCTCAGGAACTTGAGATCAACTATCACGTGGGTATAACCTGCTCCAGCGATACTTTCTATCCAGGGCAGGAGAGGGTGGATTCATTTTCAGGTTATGTGCCCAGGCGATTTCAGGGGGCTACTCAAGAGTGGGAACGACTCAACGTGCTCAACTATGAAATGGAAGCCGCTACAGTTTTAACCATGTGCAGTGTTCTGGGACTGGTCGGCGGATGTGTTACGGGGGTAATAGTCAACAGGCATCAAAAAGAGCATATTAGCCAGGACGACCTTGTTCTGGGCGAAAATAATGCAGTACAGACAGCTGTCAGGGCCATGCAGATCCTGACCCGTGAAAAAAATTGATTTTTGATTTGGTGCAGCTGCAAAAAGTCGAGAAAATGAATAATTCAGAAATAAACAATCTACATAAGTCTTTATTTTTACTGACCTCTGATCTCTGACATCTGTGACTGCAAAAATGATTTTTCGCAGTCAGGTATGCATAATTTCCAGACAGCCGGAGGGAGAATATGTTTTGCCTTGTATGTTTTGATATAGTTGACGACAAGGTCCGTTATAAAGCGGCAAAGGTACTTAAAGGTTATGGATACAGGGTGCAGAAGTCGGTATTTGAATGCCCTGAGCTCACGGAAAAACAGTACCTCAAACTCAAGGACAGGCTTGAAAACCTCATCGATGCCACTGAAGACAGTGTCCGGTATTACCGACAGTGCAGGGCATGTCTGGGTGAATTTGAGTTTTCAGGTATCGGGGAAGCTCCTTCCGCTGACGAATACGGAATCTTGTAGGCTTGTGCCTTTTGATAGGGCGCATGTAATGACATTATACGTGAGTTTTACTTAAAGTTAAAAAGAACGGGGAGGTAATCATGTATGAGCAGTCAGGCGGTCCCAACTTAATCTGCACTGTGGGAACCAGCCTTTTATATTCCAGCCTCAAACCTTTAGACCCCGAGACAGCCTTTCAGTTATCCAGAGAACAGGTGCAGCCTCAGCATGCGGCTGATTATGATATTATGGATAAGGCAGGGTGGCTTCAAAAGCCGCAGGACCTTAAAGACAGGCTTTTTCAGATCAAAGAGGCCCTGGGCAGGCAGGAATTTACCCGTTTGGGCAAGCTACTGGCCTCTTTTCCGGCAGAGCTTCGGATGCTCGGGGCTGAAATCAATTCCATAGAGGCCATGGTCAGAAAGGGCTTTCTTGGGGACAACCGGGTCAGGCTTGTCCTTCTGGTCTCGGACACCCCGGATGGTGAGGCCATGGGAAGTGTGCTTCAGAGCTACTTTACGCACCCTGACTGCCATGTTGCTTTCGAGCAGTGCTATGTAGAAAAAGTGCAGGGGCTTCAGGATGAAAAGCCACTGGACTTTCAGACTGAAGGGCTGACCAACCTTGTACGTCTGCTGGGGGAGCATTTCCGCAAATGGGGAGGAGCAATTGCCATAAACGCCACTGGCGGTTACAAGGCGCAGATTGCCCTGGCTGTGGCATTTGGTCAGGCTGCTGGAGCTACTGTATATTATAAGCATGAAAGGTTTGACCAGGTCATAAAATTTCCCCGCATTCCACTGAGTCTGGATATGAGTCTGGTACAGAACAACCTCAAAGTATGGGCTGATCTGGCAGAACCAGGCTGTGTCCTTGATGAAAAAGATCTGAAGGATTTACTGGGAGATGATGCAAACCTGCTTCAGAGCATGGCCTCCCTGCTGGACAGGGTCCAGGATGACGGAGCCACTCTGTTCAGCCTGTCTGCTCTGGGCATGGTTTACTGGGAGGCTTTCAGATCAGCCCATCCTGAAGTCTGCCTGGAGCCGGCTAAAGTAGATAAACGCCGGGGATGCCGTTTTCGGGACGACCATTATCCCGTTGGATTTAAAGAATATGTCCATAAATTTTACGATTCTTTTCCAGAACATGTGAGTGAATGTCACTCAGTACCCTACGACCGCCAGTCAGCCATAAAAAACCGTTTTTATGATC encodes:
- the udp gene encoding uridine phosphorylase, yielding MPDKVYHLGMNREDVRAAQAAILPGDPGRVEDIAGTPTFEYSKEVACKREYRSWLGYLEGRPVLVTSTGIGGPSTSIAIEELAMLGIRHFIRVGTTGAIRDHISPGDVIITTGAVRQDGASTHYAPLEYPAVAHHEAVQSLVQAAQELEINYHVGITCSSDTFYPGQERVDSFSGYVPRRFQGATQEWERLNVLNYEMEAATVLTMCSVLGLVGGCVTGVIVNRHQKEHISQDDLVLGENNAVQTAVRAMQILTREKN
- the cas2 gene encoding CRISPR-associated endonuclease Cas2 — its product is MFCLVCFDIVDDKVRYKAAKVLKGYGYRVQKSVFECPELTEKQYLKLKDRLENLIDATEDSVRYYRQCRACLGEFEFSGIGEAPSADEYGIL
- a CDS encoding putative CRISPR-associated protein; amino-acid sequence: MYEQSGGPNLICTVGTSLLYSSLKPLDPETAFQLSREQVQPQHAADYDIMDKAGWLQKPQDLKDRLFQIKEALGRQEFTRLGKLLASFPAELRMLGAEINSIEAMVRKGFLGDNRVRLVLLVSDTPDGEAMGSVLQSYFTHPDCHVAFEQCYVEKVQGLQDEKPLDFQTEGLTNLVRLLGEHFRKWGGAIAINATGGYKAQIALAVAFGQAAGATVYYKHERFDQVIKFPRIPLSLDMSLVQNNLKVWADLAEPGCVLDEKDLKDLLGDDANLLQSMASLLDRVQDDGATLFSLSALGMVYWEAFRSAHPEVCLEPAKVDKRRGCRFRDDHYPVGFKEYVHKFYDSFPEHVSECHSVPYDRQSAIKNRFYDLKSGIIGEYSDRNGFGARFQVLTLAANELERSWLVKRFQEWLEEQ